The Helianthus annuus cultivar XRQ/B chromosome 11, HanXRQr2.0-SUNRISE, whole genome shotgun sequence region AAATCTTTCAATTTCAAGTTCTTGATATCTTTAAAATTTCTAACTTCAACAAATCCAATATATTGTTAATCATATTTTCTAATATTATATTGAGATGTGATTCCTATTTGAATGATAGAGTAGGTGCTTCTACTCCTGTATTATACTTAACCAAATCACTATTCACGGTTACTCTATAAATGCACAAAAATCACCTCCCATTTTCCATAACTAACAACTATGGCTCACTACATTAACAATGCAGTCCTTTTACTACTGGCTTCATCTCTTGTACTTTGCTTTTCTCCGGCGACAGCCGCTAGCGTTCTCTACCCGCAGTTCTACGACTTCTCGTGCCCACAAGCCAATGACATCGTTAAATCCGTTGTTTCAAAGGCGGTTGCAAGAGAACCGCGTATGGCGGCTTCTTTGCTCCGCCTTCATTTCCATGATTGTTTTGTCAAGGTTTACATATATAACATAACTAAAAGTGGAACTCATGATCCCCAAAGATATTCATTTTGATGCAAGTGTAACTTATGTTTTGACACTATTAATGCAGGGTTGTGATGGGTCAATACTTCTAGATGGCAGTGGAACCATAACCAGTGAGAAGAGATCGGTCCCTAACCGTGACTCGGCTCGTGGGTTCGAAGTCATTGACGAGATCAAATCCGCGATCGAGAAAGCGTGTCCCCAAACCGTCTCTTGTGCTGATATCTTGGCTTTGGCAGCTAGAGACTCGACTGTTTTGGTACGGTAACTTAGGGATACCATTTATCGACCTTTTTATACTATATAATTTATTCCGAAGGGATCAAATAATCCTCGTCGGGTCAACCTAACGTCCTAACCGGACCTCATTTGGCGTGAATCCATCTCGGGTGGCTTATTTTTCATGTTTGGTTTATGCAGACTGGTGGGCCGAGCTGGGACGTCCCTTTAGGAAGAAGGGACTCGTTAGGCGCGAGTTTGAGCGGCTCAAACCAGAATATACCAGCCCCAAACAACACCTTCCAGACCATCCTCACTAAATTCAAACTCAAGGGTCTCGACATCGTTGATTTTGTAGCTCTTTCGGGTAATCTCAAAAGTCGATAAACGAAcgcaaaaaaaatatatattttttcaagaaaaatgcTTACTCGTTGTGTTGCAGGAAGTCACACCATCGGAAACGCTAGGTGCACCAGCTTTAGACAAAGGTTGTACAACAACACGGG contains the following coding sequences:
- the LOC110889467 gene encoding peroxidase 72, which gives rise to MAHYINNAVLLLLASSLVLCFSPATAASVLYPQFYDFSCPQANDIVKSVVSKAVAREPRMAASLLRLHFHDCFVKGCDGSILLDGSGTITSEKRSVPNRDSARGFEVIDEIKSAIEKACPQTVSCADILALAARDSTVLTGGPSWDVPLGRRDSLGASLSGSNQNIPAPNNTFQTILTKFKLKGLDIVDFVALSGSHTIGNARCTSFRQRLYNNTGNGQPDFKLEQSYAARLRVNCPRTGGDQNLFPMDPGSPTKFDNGYYKNLMALRGLLSSDEILYTQNQETYDLVKHYAENQDDFFKQFAKSMIKMGNITPLTGNHGEIRKICRRINN